ccggagggcaggacaagaaacaatggatggaaactcatccaggagagaagcaacctggaattaaggagaaacttcctaacagtgaagacaatgaaccagtggaacagctggccaccagaagttgtggaaactcgtcactggaggtttttaagaacaaatTAAACAGCCACTAATCTGATATGGTATAGGGtataggctggactagaagacctccaaggtccctcctggCTCTATTCTATCTAATCTTATCTAATCCCCTTAATCAGAGGTTGTGCCTCTGCCTGTAGCATCTGCACCCCTTCTGGGGTCTGAAAACCCCAGCAATTGCAGTCTTGTCATGCTTTACTGCCCCGCCCCACCCCGGCCGCTGTTGTTTGCCTTTTGAGAGCACTGCCCTCTAAACATGCTCAGAGGTAACCTTCTCTGCCTTGCCAGTGGATGGGGTGGATGGGGGTGGGTTGAATTCCTCTGTGCCtgactcttcccctcccttctggCTGAGGTATGCAGGATGGAGACCCTGGAGGAATTCGACAGTGAGTACCCGCTCGTCCTGTCCTTCTGCGAGCGGatctccccccaggattacgagGGCCAAGGCCTGAGCTACACCCAGAAGTCCCTGCAGGAGCTCTTCACCCAGATGGAGCGGAAGCCCAGCATCTGCGAGAGGGTGGTGCGGAAGAGGAAGCAGGCCGAGAACGAGAGGGGCACCCTGGGCCAGTACCTCAAGGTGAGGCTGCAGCTGGCCAAGGGGAGAAGAAGGGACCCTGGGATGGGCAGAGGGGTGCCATCCTCACCTGGTCGGGGTGCAGCAGAGGCTTTGGCCCAGGGCTGTCTTCAGGAATAGGGTCTAAAAGTCAgcccagtgcaggggtctccaaccttagcaactttaagcctggaggacttgaactccagaattctgggagttgaagtcctccaggcttaaagttgccaaggttggagacccctggcccagtGGTTTCAAGGGTGCAAGCAGTGCGCCTTCAAAACAGAGAGAGCAGTTATCACACGtcctggctgccatcttgacttttttgactcttCTCCACCATTACCTGGCTTTTATGGCTTTTAAGAAGCTGTTTGTGGCTCAGGCATCTTTCCACAGCAGAAAGGTTCAGCTCCGCCTGCAGGAGAACCTGGTGCTTCACTCTGCCCAGCTGGAGCAAGTGCCCGACCCAAAGGCACTGACCCTCACTCGGCCTCAGCTCTTTTGCctcacggagagagagagagagaaagacgttGCTGGGTTCAGACACTGATCTGGATCCCGGGCGCTCTGGATGTAGGATAGCCATCTGGAGACCCTGAACATCCCCAGATCTCAGGCTGTGTCCAATAAAGTGGTCTGTGCTGGTTCACTGCTCCCATAATCACCAGCCAGCATGATGGGAGTTATGGTCCAACCAGCCCCAGGCTGTGCCCTTGACTGCAGGACAGAAATTGTCTCATGCAAGGAGGAAGTCAACCGGCTAGGTCCTGCAATGTCCAGTTTGATTGATTGTCCTTCGGAAATTCAGATCCAATAACAGATATCAGCTGATCCACCTGGAGAGGAGGGGCTGCAGCCTCCTGTCTTAAAAGTGTCTATTCCCTTCGGGTGGAAATCTAGCCCAGCAGGGAAGAGACGGGTAGAACTGCCTTTGAATCTGCTCTTCCACTTTTCTACTTGCTGGAAATTTTGTGTTTTGAGCAACTTGGCAGCCCTTCGCCTTCTTTGCGTCTGGAGATCCCTTCGGCTCGCCTGTTCCCGGTTTTCCCTTGCCCCAAgagccagtggttagaatgcagcattgcaggttaattctgctgactgccgactgccagcagtttggcagttcgatcttgaccagctcaaggttgactcagcgttccatccttttgaggtaggtgaaacaaggacccagattgttgggggcaagaggctgactctgtaaaccgcttagggaaggttttaaagcactatgaagctgtatataaattctattcctattgctttgcttttccctttctttcctttccttctttccttccttacttcctgcctgcctgcctgcctgccttggtgtgcagtggttagaatgcagtattgcagactaactctgcccgctgccagaagttcgattccgaccaactcaaggttgattgaaccttccatccttccgtggtgggtaaaatgaggacccagattgttgggggaagagactggttctgtaaaccacttagagaggggctgtaaaacactgtgaagcagcatataagtctaagtgcaattgctgttGCTTTGCTCTCTTCCAGGCCAAATTCTTTGCCCTGGTGCAGGGCGATATGAATTACGACAATACCCTGGGGGAAATGGAGATGGAAGAAAAAGTTGAGCAACTCAAGCGGGAGATGGAGAAGGCCAACGATTACGCCCGGGGTAACtctgcctttcctttcctctcactTGTACTGTGTGCTTGTGTTCAGGTGTTTTCCTGCTCATTCCCACCCTCCCCTGGACACTTTGAATAGCTGCGGGGCCCGAGGGAGGGAGCCCCGATGCTGTCCAGAGGGGCCACCTTTCTCAGGCTGAAGAACTTGTTCATTAAGAAACCCCTGAAGTTCAGGGAACCCTGTTCAAGCTCCAGGGTTAGAAAATTGGGATTGAggggaattctttttttcttagtcTCTCCTGGAACCCTTACAAAAGCAAGTTTGAAGGCCGCCCCCCATCCCCTGCACTGTCAGGCCTCTGGATCAGGGCTACAATCCACTGACCGGCAGAAGGCAGCAAAGCGATACAAACAAAGCCACACACTTTGGGCTCTCCTCCAGGGACTACATGTGGCAGCCCAGAGCTAGTAACAGCCCAAATGTAGTGAGAAGCTGCTTGTTGTCTTAGCATATGGTACGAATTAATCTGGCACTGTGCCCCAGTGATGTGCAGAGCATGAGTGTTTTGTGAATGTAGCAATGGTGtttttagaaatagaatagaatagaatagaatagaatagaatagaatagcagagttggaggggaccttggaggtcttctagtccaaccccttgcctaggcaggaaaccctacagacaaatggttatccaacctcttcttaaaaacttccagtgttgcaacATCCACAACTttaggaggcaagttgttccatcattaattgttctaattgtcagaaaattcctccttagttctaggttgcttctcttcttgaggagtttccacccgttgcttcttgtcctgccctcaggtgctctggagaaaaacttgagtccctcttctttgtggcagcccctgagatattgggaggCTGCTATCATGAAGTAATATTCCTGAGGAGAAAGCCACAATGCTGGCACCCAGCTGGTTATTAAGCTTCAGGTTGAGAGTTGCAGGAGCTTCCTTTGAATCCTGAAGTAATCACAGGAGACTTCCATTGTCTTTCCTGCCAGGCTGCCCAGTTGCTCTGGTCAAGCCAGGCTCCCTGAGCATCCTTCCATCCATGGCCTCCAGCTCCACCAGTGGAAATCTGGAGCAGCCAAAACCAGAATttcatccaaaggtgctttttcaagtggcaactggacttccttgtttttccttgaggacgtttcgcttctcatccaagaagcttcttcagctctgactggatggtgtggaatggaaagatttatattccttgcagacagctggtcatttgcatcctcccgtgtcctcagggtcacctgcgtGGTGcatatgggtgtggagccttcttggaactgttgaaaggactgtgcttTCTGCAAGGATACAGGGCAGAAATTATCCtgccaatccttccattccccaccatccagtcagaactgaagaagcttcttggatgagaagcgaaacgtcctcaaggaaaaaccaagaaagtccagttgtctcttgaaaacaaaaagcacctttagaacaacaatgacctggatgacagaagcTCCACAAACATTTAGAACTGCATCCACATGACCTACTCAGACACTCAGGGCCCTGGGTGAACGCAACTGTTTGAAAACAGGGACTGGCAGCCCCATTTATGGCCCCGGAATGGAGACAGAGGGAGCGCAACTTTTGACTATTCCTTGTTGTCTTTTTCCTTGCCAAGTGTACCTGCCAGGTTTATTTTGAAAGAACGCATTCCAGATTTAGGGAATACAAATGTGTTTACAGATATACCTTTGTAAATCTTTGCTTTACAGCATGCCCTTGTCTCattaaagtaaaaacaaaacacaacttaATACAATAAGGGGCTTAAAGCATAAAATGAAACCAGGTGAACAGGGGAgtctgggatggggggggggtttaagacaggggtctccaaccttggcaactttaagcctggtggacttcaactctcagaattctgggagttgaagtccacaagtcttaaagttgccaagtttggagacccctgcattagaagaaTCACATTCACATGGTTGTGGTTGTCATTTTGACTCTCTCGACTCTCCTGCAGGGGAGGGTTGCAGCCTGGCGGGAACCATTGGCAAACAGTGTTCCATTCCTTGTCAATCCCTccgtaacagtaacagtaacagagttggaaggaaccttggaggccaacTACAaactttaattgtatattgtaccgtctgttttaccttggctatacaccgccctgagtccttcgggagaagggcggtataaaaatcgaataaataataataataataataataacaataacaataacaataacaataacaataataataataataactagcccaaccccctgctcacgcaggagacctgtatactagggattcgaaccaccaaacttcCAACATGGCTTAGCCCCCAAACCCCTAACCCTTCCAAACATGGGCACAGGTGGGAGGCAGAATTAGCAGGGAGTGAAACTTTGCTCCTTTTCAGCTGCCAAGACCTCATCCTGGAGGCCGGCCGAGAGGAGGGTCCGGAGGCCTATCCTGATGGGAGGGTTCTGCCCACCAGATGCCAAGCTCTGGGACTCAGGCCTTCCAGCCATGCCCAAAATCTTCGGTTCTTTCCCAAAGCAGGTAGGTGCTTCTCGTCTCTGCAACCTCTTGCCTTTGCAGATGTTGCCCTTCtgcgttgggggggggggaggtgaagCATTAGTTACAAACAAAGGGACTTTCTTGGTGGTA
This genomic stretch from Ahaetulla prasina isolate Xishuangbanna chromosome 15, ASM2864084v1, whole genome shotgun sequence harbors:
- the LOC131185847 gene encoding uncharacterized protein LOC131185847, which encodes METLEEFDSEYPLVLSFCERISPQDYEGQGLSYTQKSLQELFTQMERKPSICERVVRKRKQAENERGTLGQYLKAKFFALVQGDMNYDNTLGEMEMEEKVEQLKREMEKANDYARAAKTSSWRPAERRVRRPILMGGFCPPDAKLWDSGLPAMPKIFGSFPKQMERNNLDLKQLWAGMSPVNQKSMVDLRPLMLNPGGFRPSFLTSNSVHRLKYTFPRVPASSSLTSSSQSSGPSSTTSVFNTPVLARFRGNKEDETDKGSPGPDTNSAGA